Proteins from a single region of Brienomyrus brachyistius isolate T26 unplaced genomic scaffold, BBRACH_0.4 scaffold129, whole genome shotgun sequence:
- the LOC125727896 gene encoding splicing factor U2AF 65 kDa subunit-like, with product MDPYSASPTVKISISSEAPCLDCRANRPPASPPLAQVKELLTSFGPLKAFNLVKDSATSLSKGYAFCEYVDISATDQAVAGLNGMQLGDKKLIVQRASVGAKNANATAIIETPVTLQVPGLQRLQSSGMPTEVLCLLNMVMPEELVDDEDYEEILEDIREECCKYGNVRSIEIPRPVDSVEVPGCGKVGPVLSCTSGKKKTSVGTKHRLMGAFLAQKCFENGIIFCVRKTI from the exons ctgcttctcccacagttaagattagcatttctagcgaggcgccgtgcctggactgtcgggctaatcgcccccccgcgtctcctcctcttgcccaggtgaaggaactcttgacgtcgttcggacctcttaaggccttcaaccttgtgaaggacagtgccacgtcactgtctaagggttatgctttctgtgaatacgtggacatcagtgccactgaccag gccgtggctggactcaatggcatgcagctcggagacaagaagctcatcgtccagcgggcaagcgtgggggctaagaatgccaacgct acggccatcatcgagacgccggtgacgctgcaggttccagggctgcagcggctgcagagctccggcatgcccacggaggtgctgtgcctcctcaacatggtcatgcccgaggagctggtggacgacgaggactacgaggagatcctggaggacatccgggaggagtgttgcaagtacggcaacgtgcgctccatcgagattccgcggcccgtcgatagcgtggaggtgcctggctgtggcaaggtgggacccgtactctcctgtaccagtggcaaaaagaagacctctgtaggcactaaacacaggctcatgggagcatttcttgcacaaaagtgttttgaaaacggaataattttttgtgtaagaaaaacaatctga